In Amycolatopsis coloradensis, one genomic interval encodes:
- a CDS encoding VOC family protein, giving the protein MGIELGMITIDCADPRGLAEFWTKALGVEVDQDHDGEFLILHAKKENGPVFAFQRVPEERAGKNRVHMDFGTEDMEKEVERLVGLGAKKLDRHEMPGFAWTVLADPVGNEFCVAAHGG; this is encoded by the coding sequence ATGGGTATCGAACTGGGCATGATCACGATCGACTGCGCGGATCCGCGCGGGCTCGCGGAGTTCTGGACGAAGGCGCTCGGGGTCGAGGTGGATCAGGACCACGACGGCGAGTTCCTGATCCTGCACGCCAAGAAGGAGAACGGGCCGGTGTTCGCCTTCCAGCGCGTGCCGGAGGAGCGGGCGGGCAAGAACCGGGTCCACATGGACTTCGGTACCGAAGACATGGAGAAGGAGGTGGAACGTCTGGTCGGGCTGGGCGCGAAGAAGCTGGACAGACACGAGATGCCGGGCTTCGCCTGGACGGTGCTGGCCGATCCCGTCGGCAACGAGTTCTGCGTCGCGGCCCACGGAGGGTGA
- a CDS encoding ABC transporter permease, with protein sequence MSNRRPAGAFALLAAVAGALVAVVLGFLTFGAQATVAPDGLPLAVAAPPGPLEAAARGIASHGGGQVSWRVTSPEEGRKLLADKEVYGVLELPSTVVVSGAVNPSGTQIAQQVLTGAAQALGGTPKVETLYPASAAGRVAPLALSALAWVGCLAAGAVLILAGRRIGRDAGAVARFTQIVSAGVLVTGVLAGFLKLWDSALPLGWDVLGFLFLSSTAFAALQTGLLRLLGVRAMAILGPLYLVAPAVAGQVPELLNPAYRAVLWSWTPFRFAAEGLRSLLQGVPGATDVTTGVWVLGGLLAAGLALALWPGRSALQKAEADTPDRVVQVGVH encoded by the coding sequence ATGTCGAACCGTCGCCCCGCCGGGGCCTTCGCCTTGCTCGCCGCGGTGGCCGGTGCGCTGGTCGCCGTCGTGCTCGGCTTTCTCACCTTCGGCGCGCAGGCCACCGTCGCGCCCGACGGGCTGCCCCTCGCCGTTGCCGCACCCCCGGGCCCGCTCGAGGCGGCCGCGCGGGGGATCGCCTCCCATGGCGGCGGCCAGGTCTCGTGGCGGGTGACCTCACCCGAGGAGGGGCGGAAACTGTTGGCGGACAAGGAGGTCTACGGCGTTCTCGAACTGCCGTCGACGGTCGTGGTCTCCGGCGCGGTGAATCCGTCCGGAACGCAGATCGCGCAGCAGGTACTGACCGGCGCCGCGCAGGCACTCGGCGGGACGCCGAAGGTCGAAACGCTGTATCCCGCGAGTGCGGCGGGCCGGGTCGCGCCGCTCGCGTTGAGTGCGCTCGCTTGGGTCGGCTGCCTGGCCGCGGGTGCCGTGCTGATCCTGGCCGGACGACGGATCGGCCGGGACGCGGGAGCCGTCGCACGTTTCACGCAGATCGTTTCGGCGGGTGTGCTGGTCACCGGTGTGCTGGCCGGATTCTTGAAGCTGTGGGACTCCGCGCTCCCGCTCGGCTGGGACGTCCTGGGCTTTCTTTTCCTGTCCTCGACCGCGTTCGCGGCCCTGCAGACCGGCCTGCTGCGACTGCTCGGCGTACGGGCGATGGCGATCCTCGGCCCGCTGTACCTGGTCGCGCCCGCCGTCGCGGGTCAGGTGCCGGAACTGCTGAACCCCGCGTACCGCGCGGTGCTGTGGTCCTGGACGCCGTTCCGGTTCGCCGCGGAAGGGCTCCGGAGCCTGCTGCAGGGCGTGCCCGGCGCGACGGACGTCACGACCGGGGTGTGGGTGCTCGGCGGACTGCTCGCGGCGGGGCTGGCGCTCGCGCTGTGGCCGGGCCGGTCAGCCCTCCAGAAGGCTGAAGCGGACACGCCGGACCGGGTTGTCCAGGTTGGTGTCCACTAG
- a CDS encoding secondary thiamine-phosphate synthase enzyme YjbQ: MYSTEIEVRTGSVAVVHDLTKDAEAFLRDADAEDGILHVFVPHATSGLAILETGAGSDEDLLTALDELLPRDGRWRHQHGSPGHGRDHVLPALLPPFATIPVLGGVMTLGTWQSVCLVDTNLDNPVRRVRFSLLEG, translated from the coding sequence ATGTATTCCACGGAGATCGAGGTGCGCACCGGCAGCGTGGCCGTGGTGCACGACCTGACCAAGGACGCCGAGGCCTTCCTGCGCGACGCGGACGCCGAGGACGGGATCCTGCACGTCTTCGTCCCGCACGCGACGTCCGGGCTGGCGATCCTCGAGACCGGCGCCGGCAGCGACGAAGACCTGCTCACGGCGCTCGACGAACTGCTTCCCCGCGACGGCCGCTGGCGGCACCAGCACGGCAGTCCCGGTCACGGCCGTGACCACGTCCTGCCCGCGCTGCTGCCGCCGTTCGCGACGATCCCGGTGCTCGGCGGGGTGATGACGCTGGGCACCTGGCAGTCGGTCTGCCTAGTGGACACCAACCTGGACAACCCGGTCCGGCGTGTCCGCTTCAGCCTTCTGGAGGGCTGA
- a CDS encoding XRE family transcriptional regulator — protein sequence MSDPLSASLAATLQSARLDQNLSANALAEMSGVSRAMIGKIERGEAQPTAVLLSRLSAALGMTLSELIARAEHGDRRVVRAADQPTWTDPDTGYVRRAVSPTLGGPLELVEVVLPAGAEVAFPAHIYALTHHQIWVLDGHLRFREGDVEHELDAGDCLQLGTPKPCAYVNPTGEPVRYLVALARRHA from the coding sequence ATGTCCGATCCCTTGTCCGCGTCGCTCGCCGCGACGCTCCAGTCCGCGAGACTCGACCAGAACCTTTCGGCCAACGCCCTCGCCGAGATGTCGGGCGTGTCGAGGGCGATGATCGGCAAGATCGAACGGGGCGAGGCGCAGCCGACGGCGGTCCTGCTCAGCAGGCTTTCCGCCGCGCTCGGGATGACGTTGTCCGAGCTGATCGCCCGCGCCGAACACGGCGACCGGCGCGTCGTGCGCGCCGCCGATCAGCCGACTTGGACCGACCCCGACACCGGGTACGTGCGCCGCGCGGTGTCGCCCACGCTCGGCGGGCCGCTGGAACTGGTCGAGGTCGTGCTGCCCGCGGGCGCCGAGGTCGCCTTCCCCGCCCACATCTATGCGCTGACCCATCACCAGATCTGGGTGCTCGACGGGCATCTGCGCTTCCGCGAGGGCGACGTCGAGCACGAACTCGACGCCGGCGACTGCCTTCAGCTCGGCACCCCCAAACCGTGCGCCTACGTCAACCCGACCGGCGAACCGGTCCGATATCTGGTCGCCCTCGCCCGGCGGCACGCCTGA
- a CDS encoding HAD hydrolase-like protein → MLWDIDQTLVDLRGIGAAWYTTALAEVAGVELRALPNFGGRTERAISADILTSHGVEPTEENVRRLWLALIAVSESHAPTLASSGRALPGAKDALNAFATHGGVVQTLVTGNLPEISVHKLTAFDLHEHVDFEIGGYGSLSAHRPDLVPAAVGHASAKHGTEFAPASVVVIGDTPDDVRAALDNGAVAVAVATGQFSAEELADAGAHTVLGDLSDLAAVRAAVLGDVN, encoded by the coding sequence GTGCTGTGGGACATCGACCAGACCCTCGTGGACCTGCGCGGCATCGGCGCCGCCTGGTACACGACCGCGCTCGCCGAGGTCGCCGGCGTCGAGCTGCGGGCGTTGCCGAATTTCGGCGGCCGCACCGAACGCGCCATCAGCGCGGACATCCTGACCTCGCACGGCGTCGAGCCCACCGAGGAGAACGTGCGCAGGCTCTGGCTCGCGCTGATCGCGGTCTCCGAGAGCCACGCCCCGACGCTGGCTTCGAGCGGCCGGGCGCTCCCGGGCGCGAAGGACGCCCTGAACGCCTTCGCGACGCATGGCGGCGTCGTCCAGACACTGGTCACCGGGAATCTGCCGGAGATCTCCGTGCACAAGCTGACCGCGTTCGACCTGCACGAGCACGTGGACTTCGAGATCGGCGGTTACGGCTCGCTCTCGGCGCACCGCCCCGATCTGGTGCCCGCCGCCGTCGGCCACGCTTCGGCGAAACACGGCACCGAATTCGCGCCGGCGTCGGTCGTCGTCATCGGCGACACCCCGGACGACGTGCGGGCCGCGCTCGACAACGGCGCCGTCGCGGTGGCCGTGGCGACCGGGCAGTTCAGCGCGGAGGAACTGGCCGACGCGGGCGCGCACACCGTGCTCGGAGACCTGTCCGACCTGGCAGCGGTACGTGCGGCCGTGCTCGGGGACGTTAACTAA
- a CDS encoding DUF2156 domain-containing protein: MPKGGSGTAAPGRTHKIATVLRHRLPFTSLVTLTMLALALATGALWSAAEDRAVYPYIAYGLPSLESGRWWTLFTGPLFAVVPLYYLPMVLSFALFAGFAEWRLGTRRAMAVAIGGQFVSVLVAVQFLALSRNSGWEWAERVAGSLDVGFSGGALAAVAVASATLRPPWRLRLRAGLCVYAGVAIIFVGTLADLVHFFALVLALPFGRKLLGAKDSSRERRPSLREWRFYVVAGLLVLTVAELVMSFVPGNGPFGSSEELSLSTWEVVVLCLIVVPIMNGLRKGSQVAWWCAMVLTSFVILQVMVYGGVLTLAEIFGEDAGVVDPPLFFVDNLLWTVEFALLVSSRGAFRVPSRRKCRRLGRMGNPALARTLLSRHGGSTLSWMTTWPQNSYFVAADGKSYLAYRRHAGVAIALGDPIAPDGAADRTIAEFITMCENTGLVPCLFSATGDTTAKTEELGWQQVQVAEDTLIELETLEFRGKRWQDVRTALNRAKKDGIEFRLVRLADQPRAVISQVRAISEEWISDKGMPEMGFTLGGVDEAMDPETRVGLAVDADGVVHGVTSWLPVHTGAGAIGGWTLDVMRKRADGFRPSMEFLIASSCLAFREEGAKFVSLSGAPLASSGEPAHAVERVLDALGTMMEPFYGFRSLHAFKAKFQPRHVPLYLAFRDEADLPRIGIALGRAYLPNTGLLRLAKLARSGKKPQRLLVNPRPRSTSAGRGLVAHVAVGEQGALPPR; encoded by the coding sequence ATGCCAAAAGGGGGAAGCGGGACGGCCGCGCCGGGCCGGACGCACAAGATCGCCACGGTGCTGAGGCACCGGCTGCCTTTCACCAGCCTCGTCACGCTGACCATGCTCGCGCTCGCCTTGGCCACGGGCGCGCTCTGGTCCGCCGCCGAGGACCGCGCGGTGTACCCGTACATCGCGTATGGGCTGCCGTCACTCGAATCAGGCCGGTGGTGGACCTTGTTCACCGGACCGCTGTTCGCGGTCGTCCCGCTGTACTACCTGCCGATGGTGCTCAGCTTCGCGTTGTTCGCCGGGTTCGCGGAATGGCGGCTCGGCACCCGGCGGGCGATGGCCGTCGCCATCGGCGGCCAGTTCGTCAGTGTGCTCGTGGCGGTCCAGTTCCTGGCGCTGAGCCGCAACTCCGGCTGGGAATGGGCGGAACGGGTCGCGGGCAGCCTCGACGTCGGGTTCTCCGGCGGCGCGCTCGCCGCGGTCGCGGTCGCCAGCGCCACCCTGCGCCCGCCGTGGCGCCTGCGGTTGCGTGCCGGGCTGTGCGTCTACGCCGGGGTCGCGATCATCTTCGTCGGCACGCTCGCCGACCTCGTGCACTTCTTCGCCCTCGTCCTCGCCCTGCCGTTCGGCCGGAAGCTGCTCGGTGCCAAGGATTCCTCGCGTGAACGGCGGCCGAGCCTGCGCGAGTGGCGGTTCTACGTCGTGGCCGGTCTGCTGGTGCTGACGGTCGCCGAACTGGTGATGTCCTTCGTACCGGGCAACGGCCCCTTCGGTTCGTCCGAAGAGCTCTCGCTGTCCACCTGGGAAGTCGTCGTCCTGTGCCTGATCGTGGTGCCGATCATGAACGGCCTGCGCAAAGGCAGCCAGGTCGCCTGGTGGTGCGCGATGGTCCTGACCTCGTTCGTCATCCTCCAGGTGATGGTCTACGGCGGGGTGCTCACGCTGGCGGAGATCTTCGGTGAGGACGCCGGCGTGGTGGATCCGCCGCTGTTCTTCGTGGACAACCTGCTCTGGACGGTCGAATTCGCGCTGCTGGTCTCTTCGCGTGGCGCCTTCCGGGTGCCGTCGCGGCGGAAGTGCCGCCGTCTCGGCCGGATGGGCAACCCCGCGCTGGCCCGCACGCTGCTCAGCCGCCACGGCGGGAGCACGCTTTCGTGGATGACGACCTGGCCGCAGAACTCGTACTTCGTGGCCGCGGACGGCAAGTCCTACCTCGCCTACCGGCGGCACGCCGGGGTCGCCATCGCCCTCGGCGACCCGATCGCCCCGGACGGCGCCGCCGACCGGACGATCGCCGAGTTCATCACGATGTGCGAGAACACCGGTCTCGTGCCGTGCCTGTTCTCCGCCACCGGCGACACCACCGCCAAGACCGAAGAGCTCGGCTGGCAGCAGGTCCAGGTCGCCGAGGACACCCTGATCGAACTGGAAACGCTGGAGTTCCGCGGCAAGCGCTGGCAGGACGTGCGGACCGCGCTCAACCGGGCCAAGAAGGACGGCATCGAGTTCCGGCTCGTCCGGCTCGCCGACCAGCCGCGCGCGGTGATCTCGCAGGTCCGCGCGATCTCCGAGGAGTGGATCAGCGACAAGGGCATGCCGGAAATGGGCTTCACCCTCGGCGGCGTCGACGAGGCGATGGATCCCGAGACCCGCGTGGGTCTCGCGGTCGACGCCGACGGCGTGGTCCACGGCGTGACATCGTGGCTGCCGGTCCACACCGGCGCGGGCGCGATCGGCGGCTGGACACTCGACGTCATGCGCAAACGCGCCGACGGATTCCGCCCGTCGATGGAGTTCCTGATCGCGTCGTCGTGCCTGGCCTTCCGCGAGGAAGGCGCGAAGTTCGTCTCGCTGTCCGGCGCCCCGCTGGCGAGTTCCGGCGAACCCGCGCACGCCGTCGAGCGGGTACTGGACGCGCTCGGCACGATGATGGAGCCGTTCTACGGCTTCCGTTCGCTGCACGCGTTCAAGGCGAAGTTCCAGCCGCGCCACGTGCCGCTGTACCTCGCGTTCCGCGACGAAGCGGACCTGCCGCGGATCGGGATCGCGCTCGGGCGGGCGTATCTGCCGAACACCGGGCTGCTGCGGCTGGCGAAACTCGCGCGATCGGGCAAGAAACCTCAGCGCCTGTTGGTGAACCCGCGTCCACGATCGACGTCGGCAGGGCGTGGGCTGGTAGCCCACGTCGCGGTGGGCGAACAGGGCGCCCTGCCACCGCGATAG
- a CDS encoding proline--tRNA ligase, which yields MITRMSSLFLRTLREDPADAEVPSHRLLVRAGYVRRVAPGGYSWLPLGLRVLRRIENVVREEMNAIGAQEIQFPALLPKEPYEATGRWTEYGDALFRLKDRKGADYLLGPTHEELFALTVKGEYSSYKDYPVVLYQIQTKYRDEARPRAGILRGREFVMKDSYSFDLDDEGLTKSYELHRQAYTKLFDRLGIEYVVVKATSGAMGGSASEEFLAVAETGEDTYVRSTESGYAANVEAVTTPAPEAKPIEGLPEAKVHHTPDTPTIESLVTFLNNADLGRTFTAADTLKNVLVKTRQPGAKEWELLAIGLPGDREVDTKRLEASLEPAEFELLEEADFAKNPFLVKGYIGPKALKDNGVRYLLDPRVVDGTSWVTGADERDHHVVDLVAGRDFTGDGTIEAAEVREGDASPDGKGTLVAARGIEIGHIFQLGRKYADAFELDALGPDSKPIRITMGSYGVGVSRLVGVLAEQNHDDLGIVWPREVSPFDVHVVIAGKDETVAAGAEKLAAELDAAGIEVVLDDRKATPGVKFADAELVGVPTILVVGRGLANGVVEVKDRRTGDREEIAVDAVVEHLVKLVRS from the coding sequence GTGATCACCAGGATGTCGTCGTTGTTCCTTCGCACCCTGCGTGAGGATCCGGCGGACGCCGAGGTACCGAGCCACCGGCTCCTGGTACGCGCCGGCTACGTCCGCCGGGTGGCCCCGGGCGGCTACTCCTGGCTGCCGCTGGGCCTGCGGGTGCTGCGCCGTATCGAGAACGTCGTCCGCGAAGAGATGAACGCCATCGGCGCGCAGGAGATCCAGTTCCCCGCGCTGCTGCCGAAGGAGCCTTACGAGGCCACCGGCCGTTGGACCGAGTACGGCGACGCGTTGTTCCGCCTCAAGGACCGCAAGGGCGCCGACTACCTCCTCGGCCCGACGCACGAAGAGCTCTTCGCGCTCACGGTGAAGGGTGAATACAGCTCGTACAAGGATTACCCGGTCGTCCTGTACCAAATCCAGACGAAGTACCGCGACGAGGCACGCCCCCGCGCCGGCATCCTGCGCGGCCGCGAGTTCGTCATGAAGGACTCCTACTCCTTCGACCTCGACGACGAGGGCTTGACCAAGTCGTACGAGCTGCACCGCCAGGCGTACACGAAGCTGTTCGACCGCCTCGGCATCGAGTACGTCGTCGTGAAGGCGACCTCCGGCGCGATGGGCGGCTCGGCCTCCGAAGAGTTCCTCGCCGTCGCCGAGACGGGCGAGGACACCTACGTCCGCAGCACCGAATCGGGGTACGCGGCCAACGTCGAAGCGGTCACCACGCCCGCTCCCGAGGCGAAGCCGATCGAGGGCTTGCCCGAGGCGAAGGTCCACCACACGCCGGACACCCCGACCATCGAGTCGCTGGTCACGTTCCTCAACAACGCCGACCTCGGCCGCACCTTCACCGCCGCGGACACGCTCAAGAACGTCCTGGTGAAGACCCGCCAGCCGGGCGCGAAGGAGTGGGAGCTGCTGGCCATCGGCCTCCCCGGCGACCGCGAGGTCGACACGAAGCGGCTCGAAGCGTCGCTCGAGCCCGCCGAGTTCGAGCTGCTCGAAGAGGCCGACTTCGCCAAGAACCCCTTCCTCGTCAAGGGCTACATCGGCCCGAAGGCGCTGAAGGACAACGGCGTCCGCTACCTGCTCGACCCGCGCGTCGTCGACGGCACCTCTTGGGTCACCGGCGCCGACGAACGCGACCACCACGTGGTCGACCTGGTCGCGGGCCGCGACTTCACCGGTGACGGCACCATCGAGGCCGCCGAGGTCCGCGAGGGCGACGCGTCGCCCGACGGCAAGGGCACCCTGGTCGCCGCGCGCGGTATCGAGATCGGGCACATCTTCCAGCTGGGCCGCAAGTACGCGGACGCGTTCGAACTCGACGCGCTGGGCCCGGACTCCAAGCCCATCCGCATCACCATGGGTTCGTACGGCGTCGGCGTCTCGCGGCTGGTCGGCGTGCTCGCCGAGCAGAACCACGACGACCTCGGCATCGTCTGGCCGCGCGAGGTCTCGCCGTTCGACGTGCACGTCGTCATCGCGGGCAAGGACGAAACGGTCGCCGCGGGCGCGGAGAAGCTCGCCGCCGAACTGGACGCCGCCGGTATCGAGGTCGTCCTCGACGACCGCAAGGCCACCCCCGGCGTGAAGTTCGCGGACGCCGAACTCGTCGGTGTGCCGACGATCCTCGTCGTCGGGCGCGGCCTGGCGAACGGCGTCGTCGAGGTCAAGGACCGCCGCACCGGCGACCGCGAGGAGATCGCCGTCGACGCCGTCGTGGAGCACCTGGTCAAGCTCGTCCGTTCCTAA